In Micromonospora purpureochromogenes, a single window of DNA contains:
- a CDS encoding AfsR/SARP family transcriptional regulator has protein sequence MDPIEMTTPLSFALLGPVRAWRGQSEIDLGTRQQRLILALLLARAGGAVSVAELVDLLWASDPPPSAVNVVHRHVGMLRRRFEPGLPTRAAGSVLTRDGAEYRLRIDGESLDLLHFRRLVAQAAGSSGEPAVELYREALALWRDRCAAGLQTGGRAHPEFVAVDGERFAAVRAATDAALRAGCVHAVLPAIRLAAEYEPLDEALQARLLLALAADGRRAEALAAYADIEHRLADELGIQPGGDLRAARDTLLDHDAPADGSRSRRAVGRVELESSPPTRAEPPAQLPADHPHFTGRRDVLAAAAELLAGDRRTTALVIDGMPGVGKTTLAVHLAHRLAARYPDGQLHADLRGFDSGDSVMTPAEALRGFLWSLGVAPAAIPAELHAQAGLYRSILAERRMLILLDNCRDWDQIRHLLPGTGGSLVIATSRRRITGVAGQAGAHPLHLDLLTHAEARELLTRRLGDAAAADPAAVDEIIVRCGRLPLALALVATRSVGRPGLSLPAVAGELAEADGRLAGFGDTHADLEAIFSWSYRALTPEAARLFRLLPLHPGGELSAEAAAALGGLSLRCARGLLAELGSQLLVQPGNGRWRMHDLLRAYAVELGEVHDDAAERDAAIERVYDYYQLSAYAAHLPLQPQVPLPEPEPSERGVTGRGHTGRADAMAWFAAEQRVLTAIVARAKQRGRPRTAWQIALALQNFFQDTAQFRQWAATMSTGLAATGDDPAAQALLHRSLAGACYFLADLDRGLSHLQHARALFERLGRRNEQGHAENNIAEIRLDQRRYHEAIRHAEAARALFRAEGNVRGATNALLVIARAQGWLGRHAEALGMFVEARRQFEALGDLHGMGTTQAWLAHTYSMIDDLPHAMATWQQAIDIFRDARATHHTAEVLVSIGDFHSANGDPVLAGQAWSEALAELDGTDSPMVRRIRDRLLWHR, from the coding sequence ATGGATCCCATCGAGATGACCACCCCGCTCTCCTTCGCCCTTCTCGGCCCCGTGCGGGCCTGGCGCGGCCAGTCCGAGATCGACCTGGGCACCCGGCAGCAGCGGCTGATCCTGGCGTTGCTGCTCGCCCGGGCCGGCGGCGCGGTCAGCGTCGCCGAACTCGTCGACCTGCTCTGGGCGTCCGACCCCCCACCCAGCGCGGTCAACGTGGTGCACCGGCACGTCGGGATGCTCCGGCGGCGGTTCGAACCGGGCCTGCCGACGCGGGCAGCGGGCTCGGTGCTGACCCGCGACGGCGCCGAATACCGACTGCGGATCGACGGGGAGTCGCTCGACCTGCTGCACTTCCGGCGCCTGGTCGCCCAGGCCGCCGGCAGCTCCGGCGAGCCGGCCGTCGAGCTCTACCGGGAGGCGCTGGCGCTGTGGCGCGACCGGTGCGCCGCGGGCCTGCAGACCGGCGGCCGGGCCCATCCGGAGTTCGTCGCTGTCGACGGCGAACGGTTCGCGGCCGTCCGGGCGGCGACCGACGCCGCCTTGCGGGCCGGGTGCGTCCACGCGGTGCTGCCCGCGATCCGGCTGGCCGCCGAATACGAGCCGCTGGATGAGGCACTGCAGGCGCGGCTGCTGCTCGCGCTCGCCGCGGACGGCCGGCGGGCCGAGGCCCTCGCGGCTTATGCCGACATCGAACACCGGCTCGCCGACGAACTCGGCATCCAGCCGGGCGGCGACCTGCGCGCCGCCCGGGACACCCTGCTCGACCACGACGCCCCGGCCGACGGCTCCAGGTCGCGGCGCGCCGTCGGACGCGTCGAGCTGGAGTCGTCGCCACCGACCCGGGCCGAGCCGCCGGCGCAGTTGCCGGCCGACCACCCCCACTTCACCGGCCGCCGCGACGTCCTGGCCGCCGCGGCGGAGCTGCTGGCCGGGGACCGGCGGACCACCGCGCTGGTCATCGACGGAATGCCCGGCGTCGGGAAGACCACCCTCGCGGTGCACCTGGCCCACCGGTTGGCCGCCCGCTACCCCGACGGGCAGTTGCACGCGGACCTGCGCGGTTTCGACTCCGGCGACTCGGTGATGACACCGGCGGAGGCGCTGCGCGGTTTCCTGTGGTCCCTCGGGGTCGCACCCGCCGCCATCCCGGCCGAGCTGCACGCCCAGGCCGGCCTCTACCGCAGCATCCTGGCCGAGCGTCGGATGCTGATCCTGCTCGACAACTGCCGTGACTGGGACCAGATCCGGCACCTGCTGCCCGGCACCGGGGGCAGTCTCGTCATCGCCACCAGCCGCCGCCGGATCACCGGCGTGGCCGGCCAGGCGGGCGCCCACCCGCTGCACCTCGACCTGCTCACCCACGCCGAGGCCCGCGAGCTGCTCACCCGGCGGCTCGGCGACGCGGCGGCCGCCGACCCGGCCGCCGTCGACGAGATCATCGTGCGGTGCGGCCGGCTGCCGCTGGCCCTGGCGCTGGTGGCCACCCGCAGCGTCGGCCGGCCGGGGCTGAGCCTGCCCGCGGTCGCCGGTGAGCTGGCCGAGGCCGACGGCCGGCTGGCCGGCTTCGGGGACACCCACGCCGACCTGGAGGCGATCTTCTCCTGGTCCTACCGGGCCCTGACTCCCGAGGCAGCCCGGCTCTTCCGGCTGCTGCCCCTGCACCCGGGCGGGGAGCTGAGCGCGGAAGCGGCGGCCGCCCTGGGCGGCCTGTCCCTGCGCTGCGCCCGCGGCCTGCTCGCCGAGCTCGGGTCGCAGCTGCTGGTCCAGCCCGGCAACGGCCGGTGGCGGATGCACGATCTGCTGCGCGCCTATGCCGTGGAGCTCGGGGAGGTGCACGACGACGCGGCCGAGCGGGACGCTGCCATCGAGCGGGTCTACGACTATTACCAGCTCAGTGCGTACGCGGCGCATCTGCCCCTGCAGCCGCAGGTGCCGCTGCCGGAGCCGGAGCCGTCCGAGCGCGGGGTCACCGGGCGCGGCCACACCGGCCGGGCCGACGCGATGGCCTGGTTCGCCGCCGAGCAGCGGGTGCTGACCGCCATCGTCGCGCGGGCCAAACAGCGCGGCCGGCCCCGTACGGCCTGGCAGATCGCGTTGGCCCTGCAGAACTTCTTCCAGGACACCGCGCAGTTCCGGCAGTGGGCGGCAACGATGAGCACCGGCCTCGCCGCGACCGGGGACGACCCCGCCGCCCAGGCCCTGCTGCACCGCAGCCTCGCCGGCGCCTGCTACTTCCTGGCCGATCTGGACCGCGGGCTGTCGCACCTGCAGCACGCCCGGGCGCTCTTCGAGCGGCTCGGCCGGCGCAACGAGCAGGGCCACGCGGAGAACAACATCGCCGAGATCCGGCTGGACCAGCGGCGCTACCACGAGGCGATCCGGCATGCCGAGGCCGCGCGGGCGCTCTTTCGCGCCGAGGGCAACGTGCGGGGCGCCACCAACGCCCTGCTGGTCATCGCGCGGGCACAGGGCTGGCTCGGCCGGCACGCCGAGGCGCTGGGCATGTTCGTCGAGGCGCGGCGGCAGTTCGAGGCCCTCGGCGACCTGCACGGGATGGGCACCACGCAGGCCTGGCTGGCGCACACGTACTCGATGATCGACGACCTGCCGCACGCGATGGCCACCTGGCAGCAGGCGATCGACATCTTCCGCGACGCCCGGGCCACCCACCACACCGCGGAGGTGCTGGTCTCCATCGGCGACTTCCACTCCGCCAACGGCGACCCGGTCCTGGCCGGGCAGGCGTGGAGCGAGGCCCTCGCCGAGCTCGACGGGACGGACTCGCCGATGGTCCGGCGGATCCGCGACCGGCTGCTCTGGCACCGGTGA
- a CDS encoding AfsR/SARP family transcriptional regulator, producing MRAEAGETIGFSVLGSLRVVRAGAELHLGARQQRLVLALLLARAGSPVSLAELVDLLWDEEAPASAANVVHRHVGVLRRLLEPDLPTRSAGRHILRELSSYRLRADEDSLDLLKFRSLSRLAGRSLQDGDPESALRHSLDGLRLWRGRCAAGLEPASRLHPAFLAVEAERAQAVRDAADAAERCGRMSAVLAPLRQAAEQHPLDESLQSRLLLALAADGRQAEAVEMYRVVRRRLADELGIDPGEELREAYDRLLHQRTQPARTESPSSLPRPAQLPPDLPFFSGRDDLVAEARAAVARPGGPAVLAIDGMPGIGKTALAVHLAHEFAGGYPDGQLYVDLRGYDGREPAMSPAEALRGFLGSLGVPQEGIPAELHAQAGMYRSRLAGRRLLILLDNCRDAEQIRHLLPGSPGCLVIVTSRSRLSTLLTTAGAHPLPVGLPSVDEARAALLGPLGAGRVAADPAAIDAIIASCGRLPLALAVVAARAASLPRTPTAQIAAELAKAPGSLDGFDGEDPQTGLRAIFSWSYQALSAPAARLFRLLPIHSGPDISIAGAAGLAGVPLRSARALLGELSRAHLIGEDLPGRYRTHDLLLAYATELGEENDSPAERAAAELRCLQFYRATGYQAHRRLLASEYHPMIEPGPGETPLRFAGHGDAMRWFTAERQVLIALVGRAARQGRHTEAWQLALGMQHFFERSGRWADWTTTGEVALEAARAGGDLVGQARMHRSLAGAAYFRNEHESAVGHLDQAVELLARLGLYDEMTRAGINRAMILSAQGRHEEVVRALSAALGPWAAGDDKLLADVLVIMAASYAELGRAEEAVRCAEQAMTLSRGAQYKLGIAEAWEVLGQVHSARREPGKAVDCWREAAVAYQEASASAPAAEVLALLGDALAAAGDQDAAVRAWQEALALIPYAQTRTGRRLAGLLAAVTSRR from the coding sequence GTGCGGGCGGAGGCGGGCGAGACGATCGGTTTCTCGGTGCTCGGCTCGCTCAGGGTCGTCCGCGCCGGCGCCGAGCTGCACCTGGGGGCCCGCCAGCAGCGCCTGGTGCTCGCGTTGCTGCTGGCCCGGGCCGGCTCACCGGTCTCCCTGGCCGAGCTGGTCGACCTGCTCTGGGACGAGGAGGCCCCGGCCAGCGCCGCCAACGTCGTGCACCGGCACGTCGGGGTGCTCCGGCGGCTGCTCGAGCCCGACCTGCCCACCCGGTCGGCGGGCCGGCATATCCTCCGGGAGCTCTCGAGCTATCGGTTGCGCGCCGACGAGGACTCCCTCGACCTGCTGAAGTTCCGGTCACTGAGCCGGCTGGCGGGCCGCAGCCTGCAGGACGGCGACCCGGAGTCGGCGCTGCGACATTCCCTCGACGGGCTGCGGCTCTGGCGCGGCCGGTGCGCCGCGGGCCTGGAACCGGCCTCCCGCCTGCATCCCGCGTTCCTCGCCGTGGAGGCCGAACGCGCCCAGGCCGTGCGCGACGCCGCCGACGCCGCTGAGCGCTGCGGCCGGATGAGCGCGGTGCTGGCGCCGTTGCGGCAGGCCGCCGAGCAGCACCCGCTCGACGAGTCGCTGCAGAGCCGGTTGCTGCTGGCGCTCGCCGCCGACGGCCGCCAGGCGGAAGCCGTCGAGATGTACCGGGTGGTGCGCCGCCGGCTCGCCGACGAGCTGGGCATCGATCCGGGCGAGGAGCTGCGGGAGGCGTACGACCGGCTGCTGCACCAGCGCACCCAGCCGGCGCGTACCGAATCGCCGTCGTCACTTCCCCGGCCCGCGCAGCTGCCGCCGGACCTGCCCTTCTTCAGCGGTCGGGACGACCTCGTCGCCGAGGCCCGCGCGGCGGTCGCGCGCCCGGGCGGGCCGGCGGTGCTCGCGATCGACGGCATGCCCGGGATCGGCAAGACCGCCCTCGCCGTCCACCTCGCCCACGAGTTCGCCGGCGGCTACCCGGACGGGCAGCTCTATGTCGACCTGCGCGGATACGACGGGCGGGAGCCCGCGATGAGCCCGGCCGAGGCGCTGCGCGGCTTCCTCGGCTCGCTCGGGGTGCCCCAGGAGGGCATTCCCGCCGAGCTGCACGCCCAGGCGGGCATGTACCGCAGCAGGCTCGCCGGCCGGCGCCTGCTGATCCTGCTCGACAACTGCCGGGACGCCGAGCAGATCCGGCACCTGCTGCCGGGCAGCCCCGGCTGTCTGGTGATCGTCACCAGCCGCAGTCGGCTCAGCACCCTGCTGACCACGGCCGGCGCCCACCCGCTGCCGGTCGGCCTGCCGAGCGTCGACGAGGCCCGCGCGGCGCTCCTGGGGCCGCTCGGCGCCGGCCGCGTCGCGGCGGACCCGGCCGCGATCGACGCCATCATCGCCAGCTGCGGGCGACTGCCGCTTGCGCTGGCCGTGGTGGCCGCCCGCGCGGCGAGCCTGCCGCGGACGCCAACGGCGCAGATCGCCGCCGAACTGGCCAAGGCGCCTGGGAGCCTGGACGGCTTTGACGGCGAGGACCCGCAGACCGGCCTCCGGGCCATCTTCTCCTGGTCCTACCAGGCGCTCTCCGCCCCGGCCGCCCGGCTCTTCCGGCTGTTGCCGATTCATTCCGGCCCCGATATCTCGATCGCCGGGGCGGCGGGCCTGGCCGGCGTCCCGCTGCGGAGCGCGCGGGCACTGCTCGGTGAGCTGAGCCGCGCGCACCTGATCGGCGAGGACCTGCCGGGCCGCTACCGCACCCACGACCTCCTGCTGGCCTATGCCACGGAGCTTGGCGAGGAGAACGACAGCCCGGCCGAGCGTGCCGCCGCGGAGCTGCGCTGCCTGCAGTTCTACCGGGCCACCGGCTATCAGGCGCACCGACGGCTGCTGGCCTCCGAGTACCACCCGATGATCGAGCCGGGGCCGGGCGAGACCCCGCTGCGCTTCGCCGGCCACGGCGACGCCATGCGCTGGTTCACCGCCGAGCGGCAGGTCCTGATCGCGCTGGTCGGCCGGGCCGCCCGGCAGGGCCGGCACACCGAGGCCTGGCAGCTTGCCCTGGGCATGCAGCACTTCTTCGAACGCAGCGGCCGGTGGGCCGACTGGACGACGACCGGCGAGGTGGCCCTCGAGGCCGCCCGGGCGGGCGGCGACCTGGTCGGGCAGGCCCGGATGCACCGCAGCCTGGCCGGCGCGGCCTACTTCCGGAACGAGCACGAGAGCGCGGTCGGGCATCTCGACCAGGCGGTTGAGCTGCTCGCCCGGCTCGGCCTGTACGACGAGATGACCCGGGCCGGGATCAACCGGGCGATGATTCTGAGCGCCCAGGGGCGACACGAGGAGGTTGTGCGGGCGCTTTCCGCGGCGCTGGGGCCATGGGCGGCCGGAGACGACAAGCTGCTCGCGGACGTCCTGGTGATCATGGCCGCGAGCTACGCCGAACTGGGCCGGGCGGAAGAGGCCGTGCGCTGCGCCGAGCAGGCGATGACGCTGTCGCGTGGAGCGCAGTACAAGCTCGGCATCGCCGAGGCGTGGGAGGTGCTCGGCCAGGTGCATTCCGCCCGCCGGGAGCCCGGCAAGGCGGTCGACTGCTGGCGCGAGGCGGCCGTCGCTTACCAGGAGGCGTCGGCGTCGGCGCCGGCCGCGGAGGTCCTGGCGCTGCTCGGCGACGCCCTCGCCGCCGCCGGCGACCAGGACGCCGCGGTGCGGGCGTGGCAGGAGGCGCTGGCCCTGATCCCGTACGCGCAGACCCGGACCGGTCGGCGGCTGGCCGGCCTGCTCGCGGCGGTCACGTCGCGTCGGTGA
- a CDS encoding sigma-70 family RNA polymerase sigma factor, translated as MTALHADHARAVLRLLLVLTHGQRQTAEDLLQETMLRTWRHLDSVPAEPDAARRWLCTVARRLVIDGVRLRRGRPAEVHLVDMTWIPAGDDTTGSALASHAIRHALSRLSPAQRSLLSEVYLVGRSPAEVAGRLGVPIGTVKSRTHYALRALRTGIQAA; from the coding sequence ATGACCGCGCTGCATGCGGACCACGCCCGTGCCGTGCTGCGTCTCCTGCTCGTGCTGACCCACGGCCAGCGGCAGACCGCCGAGGACCTGCTCCAGGAGACGATGCTGCGGACCTGGCGGCACCTCGACTCGGTGCCGGCCGAGCCCGATGCCGCCCGCCGGTGGCTCTGCACCGTCGCCCGGCGGCTCGTCATCGACGGCGTCCGGCTGCGGCGGGGCCGCCCGGCCGAGGTCCATCTCGTCGACATGACCTGGATCCCCGCCGGTGACGACACCACCGGCAGCGCGCTGGCGTCGCACGCCATCCGGCACGCGCTCAGCCGGCTGAGCCCGGCGCAGCGCAGTCTGCTCTCCGAGGTCTACCTGGTCGGGCGGTCACCGGCAGAGGTCGCGGGCCGGCTGGGCGTGCCGATCGGCACGGTGAAGTCCCGGACCCACTATGCGCTGCGCGCCCTGCGCACCGGGATCCAGGCGGCCTGA
- a CDS encoding S8 family peptidase → MRSVRKISALALLVLGVSAVAPGGAPASAQPTAAQPATTPKVAAQPRTVTLLTGDTVHLGTVNGQTTVDVVPGKGRERIPFLAHSAGKDVRVIPADAVGLLNRGKLDARLFDISKLVEFGYDDTRATLPLIVQHGSGAAAGLAGARTTRQLSGASAVAENRADAVSFWNNVTSAGSGTERQLRAGFDKIWLDGLRHPTLDVSVPLTGAPKAWQAGWTGAGVKVGVIDTGVDQTHPDLAGRVAAAENFSPDPDALDRVGHGTHVASTIAGTAAASQGRYQGMAPGATLYSAKVCMAEGCPESAILAGMTWVAEQGVKVANMSLGGQDDPEIDPIEAALTDLTSRYGVLFVVAAGNTGMAGDSTVNSPGGVAEALTVGAVSKTGELAEFSSRGPRTGDAGIKPDITAPGVGIVAARSSTSDLWPNDENPQYASLSGTSMATPHVAGAAAILAQQHPDWTPERIKSTLMAAAQPNAGIGVYEQGAGFLDVARAIQQTVTASPVSAAFERTTAAQQRTVTYTNSGSSALTLAVSLDAKDADGAPAPAGLFSLSASSVTVPAGGTATVTVTVQAGADLPDRYFGGEVTATSGGVQVQTPVALDIARHQLSLKLVGPDGGAPTPEQGWVTVLTDLDRQTMLVLGDPATTRYRVRAGRYLVQTYLVSGDPFLPHVTTLVRPSLDLTTDQALTMDARLAKPIAVSVPNSKATAVHQEFGWTIRTEQPQIWGSNDLYGVLMNIPFEYLRTAQIGAGETPGFVSYVNGMWGQVAQDGSLHNSPYAYRVYLYEPQKMMTGLTRKLGAGDFATVRSQISADVAGVPVARTAVAHAPGNSPIYRDERSVPPSFSYDVPSTITEYYNQDKQAVWQSTSAQLRYTYYQSPWTSFQPGRTYTVKWANAVAGPVFPEPNFGQQFATRYWGDLIGGPGPLHGDGTGHMGFRHVRGGSVEVNLYRNGVKVGDANQAPWVWEVPAEPGDYRLAATFRSDPAFTLSTVVDAEWTFKSGHVGDGELVKLPMTAIRYTPELNINNRAPANRLFAIPVSLDRQVGAAPGQTTALTVEASFDDGKTWRQLTVQRSGEQAVAWVHNPAGTGFVSLRAAATDTSGNTVKQTVIRAYRY, encoded by the coding sequence ATGCGTTCAGTTCGCAAGATATCGGCGCTGGCACTGCTGGTGCTCGGCGTCTCGGCGGTGGCTCCGGGGGGTGCGCCGGCATCGGCGCAGCCCACGGCCGCGCAGCCGGCGACCACACCCAAGGTCGCGGCCCAGCCCCGGACGGTCACTCTGCTCACCGGCGACACCGTCCATCTCGGCACCGTGAACGGCCAGACGACCGTCGACGTGGTGCCCGGCAAGGGACGGGAACGGATCCCGTTCCTCGCCCACAGCGCCGGCAAGGACGTGCGGGTCATCCCCGCGGACGCCGTCGGCCTGCTCAACCGGGGAAAGCTCGACGCGCGGCTCTTCGACATCTCGAAGCTGGTCGAGTTCGGCTACGACGACACCCGGGCCACCCTGCCGCTCATCGTCCAGCACGGCAGCGGCGCCGCCGCCGGCCTCGCCGGCGCCCGGACCACCCGGCAGCTCTCCGGGGCGAGCGCTGTCGCGGAGAACCGCGCGGATGCGGTGTCCTTCTGGAACAACGTCACGTCCGCCGGGAGTGGCACGGAGCGGCAGCTGCGGGCCGGGTTCGACAAGATCTGGCTCGACGGACTGCGCCACCCGACCCTCGACGTCAGCGTCCCGCTGACCGGCGCGCCGAAGGCGTGGCAGGCCGGCTGGACGGGCGCGGGGGTGAAGGTCGGTGTGATCGACACGGGGGTCGACCAGACCCACCCCGACCTGGCCGGCCGCGTCGCCGCCGCGGAGAACTTCAGCCCCGACCCGGACGCTCTCGACCGGGTCGGCCACGGCACCCACGTCGCCTCCACCATCGCCGGCACCGCGGCCGCGTCGCAGGGCCGCTACCAGGGCATGGCGCCCGGCGCGACCCTCTACAGCGCCAAGGTGTGCATGGCGGAGGGCTGCCCCGAGTCGGCGATCCTGGCCGGCATGACCTGGGTGGCGGAACAGGGCGTCAAGGTCGCCAACATGAGCCTCGGCGGCCAGGACGACCCGGAGATCGACCCGATCGAGGCGGCCCTGACCGACCTCACTTCCCGCTACGGCGTGCTCTTCGTCGTCGCCGCGGGCAACACCGGCATGGCGGGCGACTCCACGGTGAACTCGCCCGGCGGCGTGGCCGAGGCGCTGACCGTGGGCGCCGTGAGCAAGACGGGCGAGCTGGCCGAGTTCTCGAGCCGGGGTCCGCGCACCGGCGACGCCGGCATCAAGCCGGACATCACCGCACCCGGCGTCGGCATCGTCGCCGCCCGCAGCTCGACCTCCGACCTGTGGCCGAACGACGAGAACCCGCAGTACGCCAGCCTCTCCGGCACCTCGATGGCGACTCCGCACGTGGCCGGCGCGGCGGCGATCCTGGCCCAGCAGCACCCGGACTGGACGCCCGAGCGGATCAAGTCCACGCTGATGGCGGCCGCGCAGCCGAACGCCGGCATCGGTGTCTACGAGCAGGGCGCGGGCTTCCTCGACGTCGCCCGGGCGATCCAGCAGACCGTCACGGCGAGCCCGGTCAGCGCCGCCTTCGAGCGGACCACCGCTGCGCAGCAGCGCACGGTCACGTACACGAACAGCGGCTCTTCCGCCCTGACCCTGGCCGTCTCCCTCGACGCCAAGGACGCCGACGGCGCCCCGGCGCCGGCCGGCCTGTTCAGCCTCAGCGCCTCCTCGGTGACGGTCCCGGCCGGCGGCACGGCCACCGTGACCGTCACCGTGCAGGCCGGCGCCGACCTGCCCGACCGCTATTTCGGCGGTGAGGTGACCGCCACCAGCGGCGGTGTGCAGGTGCAGACCCCGGTCGCGCTCGACATCGCCCGCCACCAGCTGTCCCTCAAGCTGGTCGGGCCGGACGGCGGAGCGCCCACCCCCGAGCAGGGCTGGGTGACCGTCCTGACCGACCTGGACCGGCAGACCATGCTGGTGCTCGGCGACCCCGCGACCACCAGGTACCGGGTCCGCGCGGGCCGCTACCTGGTCCAGACCTATCTGGTGAGCGGCGACCCGTTCCTCCCGCACGTCACGACGCTGGTACGCCCGAGCCTCGACCTGACCACGGACCAGGCGCTCACCATGGACGCCCGCCTGGCGAAGCCGATCGCGGTGTCGGTGCCGAACTCGAAGGCCACCGCGGTCCACCAGGAGTTCGGCTGGACGATCCGGACCGAGCAGCCGCAGATCTGGGGCAGCAACGACCTGTACGGCGTGCTGATGAACATCCCCTTCGAATACCTGCGGACCGCGCAGATCGGGGCCGGCGAGACGCCCGGCTTTGTCTCCTACGTCAACGGCATGTGGGGCCAGGTGGCCCAGGACGGCAGCCTGCACAACAGCCCGTACGCCTACCGGGTCTACCTCTACGAGCCGCAGAAGATGATGACCGGGCTGACCCGCAAGCTGGGCGCGGGCGACTTCGCCACGGTCCGCTCCCAGATCAGCGCGGACGTGGCCGGCGTGCCGGTCGCCCGGACCGCGGTCGCGCACGCGCCCGGCAACTCGCCGATCTACCGCGACGAGCGCAGCGTCCCGCCGAGCTTCAGCTACGACGTGCCGAGCACCATCACCGAGTACTACAACCAGGACAAGCAGGCGGTGTGGCAGTCGACCTCGGCCCAGCTGAGGTACACGTACTACCAGTCGCCGTGGACCAGCTTCCAGCCCGGGCGCACGTACACGGTGAAGTGGGCCAACGCGGTGGCCGGGCCGGTCTTCCCGGAGCCCAACTTCGGCCAGCAGTTCGCCACCCGCTACTGGGGCGACCTGATCGGCGGGCCGGGGCCGCTGCACGGCGACGGCACCGGGCACATGGGCTTCCGGCATGTCCGCGGCGGTAGCGTCGAGGTGAACCTCTACCGCAACGGGGTCAAGGTCGGCGACGCGAACCAGGCGCCCTGGGTGTGGGAGGTGCCTGCGGAGCCGGGTGACTACCGGTTGGCTGCGACCTTCCGCAGCGACCCGGCGTTCACCCTGTCGACGGTGGTCGACGCGGAGTGGACCTTCAAGTCCGGGCACGTGGGCGACGGCGAACTGGTGAAGCTGCCGATGACGGCGATCCGGTACACCCCGGAGCTCAACATCAACAACCGGGCGCCGGCCAACCGGCTGTTCGCGATCCCGGTCTCGCTCGACCGTCAGGTCGGGGCGGCGCCGGGCCAGACCACCGCCTTGACCGTCGAGGCATCCTTCGACGACGGCAAGACCTGGCGGCAACTGACCGTGCAGCGGTCCGGCGAGCAGGCCGTCGCCTGGGTGCACAACCCGGCCGGCACCGGCTTCGTCTCGCTACGGGCCGCCGCGACGGACACCAGCGGTAACACGGTCAAGCAGACCGTCATCCGCGCCTACCGCTACTGA